AGAATTTGCCTCACCGCCTACCGCTCCAAACATATTCGGAATCCCAGGTTTTATGGAGAAATCGTCCATTTCGTTATTTAAAAAGAAACCGGCTCCGGAAACCAATACCTTGCTTCCGTAATAACCGTTAAGGGTAGTCGTTACAGAAGCAGCATTTCCATCCTTGTCAAGTACGGAAATATGGGTAGTCTGCGTAGATTCCTTTGGTTGTGGTATGATTTTGCCAACTTCTGCACTTGGAGTGGCTTTGTCGAAGCTAAAGCTTTTCCATCTATTCTTCAGGTATTCATCTGAAATAAGGTAAGATGTTTTGTCCTGGATAAAATCCGGATCACCCATATATTCCGCTCTGTCTGCAAATGCTCTTCTTTCTGCCTCGGTCATAATCTGAACAGCTTTTGTAGAGTTTTGCTGATACTTTTCAAGATTTTCAAAACTAGCCATTCTGAGCATCTGGGCTAGAAGAACACCGCCACTTGATGGTAAAGGCATCGTTACAACATTGTTTCCTTTGTACTCAAATTCAAGGGCTTTTCTCTCCGCAACTTTATAATTTTTAAGATCCTCCAGTGTGATGATTCCGTTGCCTCTTTTCATTTCAGCAACCAGAAGTTCAGCTGTTTTTCCTTCGTAAAAACCTTTTGCACCCAGTTTTTGGATAAGCTTTAAAGTCTCAGCTAAGTCTTTTTGAATCAATAGATCACCGGCTTTCCAAGGGGAGTCTTTTACAAAAATGATAGCAGATTTATTGTGCTTCTGAAATTTTTCTCTTTGGTTGTTCAGCATTTCTGCTTCTTTATCCGTGATGGCAAATCCTTTTTCTGCAAGATCAATTGCGGGCTGGATAATCTTCTCCATAGGCAGTTTGCAATACTTCAGTGTAGCAAAAAAACCAGCCACACTTCCCGGAATGCCTACTGCTAATCTTCCGTTTTGGGAAAGATCTGTATCTGCTTTTCCTTTTTTATCGATATACATGTCTCTGGATGCTTTCTTAGGAGCTGTTTCCCTGTAATCCAGCGTGAATTTTTCACCATTATTTTTAACACCCACTAAAAAACCTCCACCACCGATATTTCCGGCTTGTGGATACACAACAGCCAATGCATATTGTGTAGCAGTCACAGCATCATAGGCATTTCCTCCCATTTTAAGGATTTTAGCACCTGCTTCACTGGCTAACGGGTGGGCAGATACCACTACGCCTTTGTTTTTTACCTGTACTTCCTTGATAATGTTGATGTCTGTAAACTGTGACCAGGAAAAATTATAGGCGAGAAGTGTAGCGACTAAAAATATTTTCTTCATAAAATGATACTTTTAAAGCAAAAGTATCAATTTTAAAATAGAGTCATATATAGAGTCAATAAATAAAATGAAGAAAATATTCTTGTTTTATTAAATTATTAGGTGATTTGTTTATTTGTTATTTATTTTGTAATAAAATAGTAAAAATATGTTTGAATATTTTCAAAAATTAATTATTTTTTTGATTATTATGTTTATTTTGAATGTTAATTTATATACATTTGAAAAAAAAGCATATGAAAAAAAATTACCAGAAAATTGTTTTGGTGGGGGCATTGTTTTTTGTTTCGGCAAATGTTATCG
This genomic interval from Chryseobacterium joostei contains the following:
- the ggt gene encoding gamma-glutamyltransferase yields the protein MKKIFLVATLLAYNFSWSQFTDINIIKEVQVKNKGVVVSAHPLASEAGAKILKMGGNAYDAVTATQYALAVVYPQAGNIGGGGFLVGVKNNGEKFTLDYRETAPKKASRDMYIDKKGKADTDLSQNGRLAVGIPGSVAGFFATLKYCKLPMEKIIQPAIDLAEKGFAITDKEAEMLNNQREKFQKHNKSAIIFVKDSPWKAGDLLIQKDLAETLKLIQKLGAKGFYEGKTAELLVAEMKRGNGIITLEDLKNYKVAERKALEFEYKGNNVVTMPLPSSGGVLLAQMLRMASFENLEKYQQNSTKAVQIMTEAERRAFADRAEYMGDPDFIQDKTSYLISDEYLKNRWKSFSFDKATPSAEVGKIIPQPKESTQTTHISVLDKDGNAASVTTTLNGYYGSKVLVSGAGFFLNNEMDDFSIKPGIPNMFGAVGGEANSIQPNKRMLSSMTPTILLKNGKPYMVVGTPGGTTIPTSVYQSIINVVDFKLNANISVNAPKFHHQWLPETITVENNFPESTIADLKSKNYVIEKTKYIGKTEIIVIDENGNIHAVADGRGDDSVAVE